In Panicum virgatum strain AP13 chromosome 4N, P.virgatum_v5, whole genome shotgun sequence, a single window of DNA contains:
- the LOC120668929 gene encoding uncharacterized protein LOC120668929: MRGGKTGGGMGEVKEKVVMEDGEKRSSEPPAVLDLNEGFSSEGCDGGEIGEDADDDNEEEEDIDDEDGSTSEVAGAGRSSSSNSSSTNHNSGSNNKDHDMNSSSKGEGGGDRAQTVRQYNRSKLPRLRWTPDLHMAFVHAVERLGGQERATPKLVLQMMNVRGLSIAHVKSHLQMYRSKKLDQSGHERASVSSVFSPMDFHMRRGDHPFHDMFFQRAAGSAISSSLLHNGGFIGSRSAVVSPEASRLYGLLHRRLPTMQTFDFKNYSNLRNQEWTFSQHAVAAARAGTTNDHGPAKGIIHDMIFRKDGKPTSHLFDVRDAIASNRTLSAAAGAADHGRRVGSSDWIGSSSRPLSRTMSAAASTGFALGSLHPLSRGRASTGSNGYHPNGDANTTSSEPLVTKKALGSRLEEHLEPKNPSKVIGEMCTGTAAKRTKASMEDNGGMPDLQLSLSPNVGGDSDKQAKKRRILSIALSEQEVDSDKMLPLSLSLSLRGGDSGGEGSGGDAGRLEAAIGSSSSKKAALGLSTLDLTMSIKALE, translated from the exons ATGAGAGGTGGGAAAACCGGAGGAGGCATGGGAGAGGTGAAAGAGAAGGTAGTGATGGAGGACGGCGAGAAGAGATCTTCGGAGCCACCTGCAGTTCTGGACCTCAACGAGGGCTTCAGCAGCGAGGGGTGTGATGGAGGGGAAATCGGCGAGGATGCTGATGACGacaacgaggaggaggaggacatcGACGACGAAGACGGTAGCACAAGTGAAGTTGCAGGAGCGGGCAGGAGTAGTtcaagcaacagcagcagcaccaaCCACAATTCCGGGAGCAACAACAAGGATCATGACATGAATAGCAGCAGCaagggcgagggcggcggcgacagggCACAAACGGTGAGACAGTACAACCGGTCCAAGCTTCCCCGGCTCCGGTGGACGCCAGACCTGCACATGGCGTTCGTCCACGCCGTGGAGAGGCTGGGCGGTCAGGAGA GAGCAACCCCAAAGCTGGTGCTTCAGATGATGAACGTGAGGGGGCTCAGCATTGCTCATGTAAAAAGTCACTTGCAG ATGTACAGAAGCAAGAAGTTGGACCAGTCTGGACACGAGAGAGCATCCGTCTCCTCCG TTTTCTCGCCCATGGACTTCCACATGAGGAGAGGAGACCATCCCTTCCATGACATGTTCTTCCAGCGAGCGGCGGGATCGGCGATCTCCTCCAGCCTGCTCCACAACGGCGGGTTCATCGGGTCAAGAAGCGCCGTCGTCTCGCCGGAGGCCAGCAGGCTCTacggcctcctccaccgccggctgCCCACCATGCAAACCTTCGACTTCAAGAACTACAGTAACCTCAG GAATCAGGAGTGGACGTTCAGCCAGCACGCggtcgcggcggcgagggctggCACCACCAACGACCATGGCCCAGCGAAAGGGATCATCCACGACATGATCTTCAGAAAGGACGGCAAGCCGACGTCGCATCTGTTCGACGTGAGGGATGCCATCGCCTCGAACCGGACCTTGTCGGCAGCCGCGGGTGCGGCCGATCACGGCCGAAGGGTTGGGAGCTCTGATTGGATCGGCAGCAGCTCCCGGCCCCTGTCTAGGACAATGTCAGCAGCTGCCTCCACCGGCTTTGCGTTGGGCAGTCTCCATCCCCTATCTAGGGGGAGAGCCTCCACCGGTAGCAACGGCTACCACCCCAACGGCGACGCCAACACGACATCATCTGAGCCCCTGGTGACGAAGAAAGCCCTAGGCTCCCGGCTCGAG GAGCACCTAGAGCCCAAGAATCCGAGCAAAGTGATTGGAGAGATGTGCACCGGGACCGCGGCGAAGAGGACGAAAGCGTCAATGGAGGATAATGGTGGGATGCCGGACTTGCAGCTGAGCTTGAGCCCCAACGTGGGAGGAGATTCCGACAAGCAGGCCAAGAAGAGAAGGATCCTAAGCATCGCGTTAAGTGAGCAGGAGGTGGATAGCGATAAGATGCTGCCACTCTCGCTTTCGCTGTCACTCCGGGGCGGCGACAGCGGTGGCGAGGGGAGCGGCGGGGATGCCGGGAGGTTAGAGGCAGCGATAGGTAGTAGCAGCAGCAAGAAGGCCGCTCTGGGGCTGAGTACTTTGGATCTGACCATGTCGATCAAGGCATTGGAGTGA
- the LOC120669364 gene encoding uncharacterized protein LOC120669364, with amino-acid sequence MPTLNQSCKLWACGRRRRRHRPRRGGARVLGVGAAVLASSAEAIGAPPSPELGSTHRKRSSGRGRALEAIEAGRKKVYEAKVWVKPWLDFKELQEFVHKGDATTFTSADLGAKKGSRSRLCDLAIAVAAAL; translated from the coding sequence ATGCCCACGCTGAATCAAAGCTGCAAGCTCTGGgcctgcgggcggcggcggcgccggcacaggccgaggcgcggcggtgctcgcgTCCTCGGCGTAGGCGCGGCGGTGCTGGCGTCCTCGGCGGAGGCCATCGGTGCTCCCCCCTCCCCCGAACTCGGCTCCACCCACAGAAAGCGGAGTTCAGGGAGAGGACGAGCGCTCGAGGCCATCGAGGCCGGGAGGAAGAAGGTCTACGAGGCAAAGGTCTGGGTCAAGCCGTGGCTCGACTTCAAGGAGCTCCAGGAGTTCGTCCACAAGGGGGACGCCACCACCTTCACCAGCGCCGACCTCGGCGCCAAGAAAGGTTCGCGCTCCCGCTTATGCGACCTTGCTATTGCTGTTGCAGCTGCTCTCTGA
- the LOC120670857 gene encoding uncharacterized protein LOC120670857 isoform X1: MHIEKSICDSILATLLKLEGKTKDTVNARLDLQDMGIRHHLHLQQHGNTVKMLDAPYVLNKESRIRFCKFLKDVKFPQGYAANLGRYISADGTKVQGRLKTHSCHVLLQRIIPAALRGLVGKDVYEAVAELGTFFRELCSRNLKIDVVKRLKTQIPIILCKLEKIFPPAFFDVMEHLAVHLPDEALLRGPVQYGWMYPIERKLGTLKNFVRNRARPEGSIAEAYVASGTLTFCSRYMEDVDTRFNRNVGSVGDGPLVVDTSIFMHGVTLVGANRVHYIDDDAVMAKLVWYVLNNCNEVEPYVDIYREELLTEGARDVEKRLAEGFPGWFKKHIAKLRKDHPEEVTDGLLALSCGPDLRVKTCAACIVNGVRYSTVDREKYLQTQNSGVMTEGTHDGRNIDYYGVLQEVIELQYNSNLEVRRSVVLFRCDWFNQEGKTRGIKDDGHFKSINVWSLWYKSDPFILATQSRKIFYLEDTSLGKDWRVVQKFEHREMYNVAQQK, encoded by the exons ATGCATATAGAGAAGAGCATATGTGATAGCATCCTTGCCACATTACTCAAGCTGGAGGGCAAGACAAAAGACACAGTCAACGCCAGGCTAGACTTGCAAGATATGGGCATTAGACATCATTTGCACTTACAACAGCATGGCAACACAGTTAAAATGCTCGATGCACCATATGTGTTGAATAAGGAAAGTAGAATTCGATTTTGTAAGTTTCTCAAAGATGTGAAGTTCCCACAGGGGTATGCAGCCAACCTGGGCAGATACATAAGTGCAGATGGTACCAAGGTGCAAGGGCGACTGAAAACCCATTCTTGCCATGTACTACTCCAAAGGATCATACCTGCTGCCTTAAGAGGGTTGGTAGGGAAAGATGTATATGAAGCGGTTGCAGAGCTTGGGACTTTCTTTAGGGAATTGTGTAGCAGAAATCTAAAGATAGATGTTGTGAAACGACTCAAAACCCAAATCCCAATAATTCTTTGCAAGCTTGAGAAAATTTTCCCTCCAGCCTTCTTCGATGTCATGGAGCACTTGGCTGTGCATCTACCTGATGAGGCATTGCTTAGGGGCCCTGTTCAGTATGGATGGATGTACCCTATAGAGAGGAAACTTGGTACTTTAAAAAATTTTGTGAGGAACAGGGCTAGGCCTGAAGGGTCAATTGCAGAGGCTTATGTCGCAAGTGGTACCTTGACTTTTTGTTCAAGGTATATGGAGGATGTTGACACTAGATTTAACCGGAATGTTGGTAGTGTGGGAGATGGGCCATTGGTTGTGGACACATCTATTTTTATGCATGGTGTTACTCTTGTTGGAGCCAACAGGGTACACTACATTGATGATGATGCCGTCATGGCCAAGTTAGTGTGGTATGTGTTGAATAACTGCAATGAAGTTGAGCCTTATGTTGA CATCTACAGGGAGGAGCTACTAACAGAAGGTGCACGTGATGTTGAGAAAAGGCTTGCAGAAGGATTTCCTGGATGGTTTAAGAAACAT ATAGCCAAGTTGCGCAAGGATCACCCAGAAGAGGTTACCGATGGATTGTTAGCTCTATCATGCGGTCCTGATCTTCGAGTGAAGACTTGTGCAGCTTGCATTGTCAATGGAGTCCGGTATAGCACCGTGGACCGTGAAAAATACCTGCAGACTCAGAACAGTGGTGTAATGACAGAAGGTACACATGATGGTCGTAACATTGATTATTATGGAGTCCTTCAGGAGGTTATTGAGTTGCAATATAACTCCAATTTAGAAGTCCGTCGGTCTGTGGTCCTGTTTCGTTGTGATTGGTTTAATCAAGAAGGCAAGACAAGAGGCATCAAAGACGACGGACATTTCAAATCCATCAACGTTTGGTCATTGTGGTACAAGTCTGACCCTTTCATCTTAGCAACTCAATCGAGGAAGATCTTCTACTTGGAAGACACATCTCTGGGAAAGGATTGGCGTGTAGTGCAGAAATTTGAACACAGGGAAATGTACAATGTGGCTCAACAAAAGTGA
- the LOC120670857 gene encoding uncharacterized protein LOC120670857 isoform X2: MHIEKSICDSILATLLKLEGKTKDTVNARLDLQDMGIRHHLHLQQHGNTVKMLDAPYVLNKESRIRFCKFLKDVKFPQGYAANLGRYISADGTKVQGRLKTHSCHVLLQRIIPAALRGLVGKDVYEAVAELGTFFRELCSRNLKIDVVKRLKTQIPIILCKLEKIFPPAFFDVMEHLAVHLPDEALLRGPVQYGWMYPIERKLGTLKNFVRNRARPEGSIAEAYVASGTLTFCSRYMEDVDTRFNRNVGSVGDGPLVVDTSIFMHGVTLVGANRVHYIDDDAVMAKLVWYVLNNCNEVEPYVEEELLTEGARDVEKRLAEGFPGWFKKHIAKLRKDHPEEVTDGLLALSCGPDLRVKTCAACIVNGVRYSTVDREKYLQTQNSGVMTEGTHDGRNIDYYGVLQEVIELQYNSNLEVRRSVVLFRCDWFNQEGKTRGIKDDGHFKSINVWSLWYKSDPFILATQSRKIFYLEDTSLGKDWRVVQKFEHREMYNVAQQK; this comes from the exons ATGCATATAGAGAAGAGCATATGTGATAGCATCCTTGCCACATTACTCAAGCTGGAGGGCAAGACAAAAGACACAGTCAACGCCAGGCTAGACTTGCAAGATATGGGCATTAGACATCATTTGCACTTACAACAGCATGGCAACACAGTTAAAATGCTCGATGCACCATATGTGTTGAATAAGGAAAGTAGAATTCGATTTTGTAAGTTTCTCAAAGATGTGAAGTTCCCACAGGGGTATGCAGCCAACCTGGGCAGATACATAAGTGCAGATGGTACCAAGGTGCAAGGGCGACTGAAAACCCATTCTTGCCATGTACTACTCCAAAGGATCATACCTGCTGCCTTAAGAGGGTTGGTAGGGAAAGATGTATATGAAGCGGTTGCAGAGCTTGGGACTTTCTTTAGGGAATTGTGTAGCAGAAATCTAAAGATAGATGTTGTGAAACGACTCAAAACCCAAATCCCAATAATTCTTTGCAAGCTTGAGAAAATTTTCCCTCCAGCCTTCTTCGATGTCATGGAGCACTTGGCTGTGCATCTACCTGATGAGGCATTGCTTAGGGGCCCTGTTCAGTATGGATGGATGTACCCTATAGAGAGGAAACTTGGTACTTTAAAAAATTTTGTGAGGAACAGGGCTAGGCCTGAAGGGTCAATTGCAGAGGCTTATGTCGCAAGTGGTACCTTGACTTTTTGTTCAAGGTATATGGAGGATGTTGACACTAGATTTAACCGGAATGTTGGTAGTGTGGGAGATGGGCCATTGGTTGTGGACACATCTATTTTTATGCATGGTGTTACTCTTGTTGGAGCCAACAGGGTACACTACATTGATGATGATGCCGTCATGGCCAAGTTAGTGTGGTATGTGTTGAATAACTGCAATGAAGTTGAGCCTTATGTTGA GGAGGAGCTACTAACAGAAGGTGCACGTGATGTTGAGAAAAGGCTTGCAGAAGGATTTCCTGGATGGTTTAAGAAACAT ATAGCCAAGTTGCGCAAGGATCACCCAGAAGAGGTTACCGATGGATTGTTAGCTCTATCATGCGGTCCTGATCTTCGAGTGAAGACTTGTGCAGCTTGCATTGTCAATGGAGTCCGGTATAGCACCGTGGACCGTGAAAAATACCTGCAGACTCAGAACAGTGGTGTAATGACAGAAGGTACACATGATGGTCGTAACATTGATTATTATGGAGTCCTTCAGGAGGTTATTGAGTTGCAATATAACTCCAATTTAGAAGTCCGTCGGTCTGTGGTCCTGTTTCGTTGTGATTGGTTTAATCAAGAAGGCAAGACAAGAGGCATCAAAGACGACGGACATTTCAAATCCATCAACGTTTGGTCATTGTGGTACAAGTCTGACCCTTTCATCTTAGCAACTCAATCGAGGAAGATCTTCTACTTGGAAGACACATCTCTGGGAAAGGATTGGCGTGTAGTGCAGAAATTTGAACACAGGGAAATGTACAATGTGGCTCAACAAAAGTGA